In Candidatus Chlorohelix allophototropha, one DNA window encodes the following:
- a CDS encoding GAF and HD-GYP domain-containing protein: MSQQDLNSGSHEAITQHSAHMDDYRALVKIACLLSSEPELDNLLNLIIDTSNSLLNADRSSLFLVDYATNELFSKIALGTSNEIRVKIGSGLAGTVAKTGEIINLRDAQNDPRQQKRIASEQAYIPHTMLTVPMRNHSGKIIGVIQTINKKTGSFNERDEEVSLAFASLAAVAIENATMRRDIELMLKSFIETMADTIDLKSPQTAGHSRRVAFYAAEIARELNLSKDNIELIRMAGLLHDYGKIGVPEVVLKKQGKLTEEEWGFMRQHVSITEGILKRLYLIGELKRLPSIAGQHHERVNGTGYPNGLLSEAIQMEAKILAVSDVYDALTVRRYYREPMTHIDALNYLRTLTGIEFEGDCVEALVRVVERVGAPQNPYEDTALQFGSTPAETLAPDLSRFLQ, translated from the coding sequence ATGTCTCAACAAGATTTAAATTCCGGTTCGCACGAGGCAATCACACAACACTCTGCCCATATGGATGATTACCGTGCGCTGGTTAAAATTGCTTGTTTATTAAGTTCAGAACCGGAGTTGGATAATCTACTTAATTTGATTATTGACACCAGCAATAGCTTGCTGAATGCAGATCGCAGTAGTCTTTTTCTGGTAGATTATGCAACAAACGAACTGTTTAGCAAAATTGCGTTGGGAACTTCAAACGAAATCCGGGTGAAAATCGGCTCCGGTCTGGCAGGAACTGTGGCTAAAACAGGGGAAATTATTAATCTGCGAGATGCCCAAAACGATCCACGCCAACAAAAAAGAATTGCCAGTGAGCAAGCCTACATCCCACACACCATGCTTACTGTGCCAATGCGTAACCATTCCGGAAAAATTATAGGAGTAATCCAAACTATAAATAAAAAAACCGGGAGCTTCAATGAGCGCGATGAAGAGGTTTCCCTAGCGTTCGCCTCACTTGCCGCTGTTGCAATCGAAAATGCTACAATGCGACGCGACATAGAGTTAATGCTCAAAAGCTTCATCGAAACAATGGCAGATACCATCGACCTTAAAAGCCCACAAACAGCCGGACACAGCCGTCGTGTCGCCTTCTATGCCGCCGAAATCGCCCGTGAATTGAATTTGTCTAAAGATAATATTGAGCTTATCCGCATGGCAGGCTTGCTCCACGACTATGGGAAAATTGGCGTACCGGAAGTGGTTTTGAAAAAGCAGGGGAAACTCACTGAAGAAGAGTGGGGTTTTATGCGCCAACATGTATCCATTACTGAGGGAATTCTAAAAAGGCTGTATTTAATCGGAGAACTCAAGCGATTACCTAGCATCGCTGGACAGCACCACGAGCGGGTTAATGGCACCGGATATCCGAATGGGTTACTCAGTGAAGCTATTCAGATGGAAGCTAAAATCTTGGCAGTTTCCGATGTTTATGATGCACTGACAGTCCGACGCTATTATCGTGAGCCAATGACCCATATTGACGCGCTGAACTACCTGCGCACTCTGACCGGTATCGAATTTGAAGGTGACTGTGTAGAAGCATTGGTGCGGGTGGTAGAGCGTGTGGGAGCGCCGCAGAACCCTTATGAGGATACTGCACTACAATTTGGTAGCACACCTGCCGAAACATTAGCGCCTGATTTGTCACGCTTTCTGCAATAA
- a CDS encoding proline--tRNA ligase has translation MRQSRLFGLTLRETPGEADTASHQLLLRAGYIRQVGAGLYSYLPLAYRAIRKIEQIIREEINAIGGQELLMPVVNPAELWKETGRWYSIGGELARFKDIANRDMVLAMTHEEIVGDLIRREIRSYRQLPQLVYHIQTKFRDELRPRAGLIRTREFIMKDSYSLDTDEEGLDLQYKAHYKAYFRIFQRVGLPASSVSSDVGMMGGSQAHEFMYLTPIGEDTLIICRACGCRANRQVAAFQKPNPPHEEALPIEKVYTPGTKTIEALANYLQIPETKTGKAVFLVATLGEERRERLVMAIVRGDMEANETKISNAIKAVELRAARSEEITVAGAVPGYAGAQGVDAIIIADDLITRTPNLVVGANEENYHLKNVNYGRDFTADYVTDIVAAGGGETCPNCAASLEAVRGVEIGNIFKLGTRYSGAFGANFLDRDSQSKPIVMGSYGIGVGRLLACVCEEFRDEAGLKLPISVAPFEVHLVMLSSNKPEVGETAEKLYHDLQAAGLEILFDDRPDAAAGVKFADADLIGLPLRIVVSDRSLKAGGVEFKLRAAAERENVPLDTSVMKARLLIDNLYQDIKTAMQEVEFDTK, from the coding sequence ATGAGGCAAAGCCGCTTATTCGGTTTAACATTGCGCGAAACGCCCGGCGAGGCAGATACTGCCAGTCACCAGTTGTTGCTTAGAGCGGGTTATATCCGACAAGTTGGAGCGGGTTTGTATTCATACTTGCCGCTTGCTTACCGCGCAATCCGCAAAATTGAGCAAATTATCCGCGAGGAGATAAATGCTATCGGTGGTCAGGAATTATTGATGCCGGTAGTGAACCCAGCCGAACTGTGGAAAGAAACCGGACGCTGGTATAGTATCGGCGGGGAACTGGCGCGTTTCAAGGATATTGCCAACCGTGATATGGTGCTAGCAATGACCCACGAAGAAATAGTGGGCGACCTGATTCGGCGCGAGATTCGCTCTTATCGACAGCTTCCGCAATTGGTCTATCACATTCAAACCAAGTTCCGGGATGAATTGCGACCTCGCGCCGGGCTTATCCGTACCCGCGAATTTATCATGAAGGATAGCTACAGCCTAGATACAGATGAGGAAGGGCTTGATTTGCAATACAAAGCACATTACAAAGCCTACTTCCGCATCTTTCAACGGGTGGGGTTGCCTGCCAGCAGCGTCAGCAGTGACGTGGGTATGATGGGTGGTTCACAAGCACATGAGTTTATGTATCTAACCCCCATTGGAGAAGACACCCTGATAATTTGTCGCGCATGCGGTTGTCGCGCTAATCGTCAGGTTGCCGCTTTCCAGAAACCAAATCCGCCCCATGAAGAAGCCTTGCCAATTGAAAAAGTTTATACGCCCGGCACAAAAACCATCGAGGCGCTGGCAAATTATCTGCAAATCCCCGAAACTAAAACCGGCAAAGCGGTCTTTCTGGTGGCAACATTGGGTGAAGAACGGCGCGAACGGTTGGTTATGGCAATCGTGCGGGGCGATATGGAAGCGAATGAAACCAAAATTTCCAACGCTATAAAGGCAGTGGAATTACGCGCCGCTCGTTCGGAAGAGATAACAGTGGCGGGCGCAGTACCGGGTTATGCCGGGGCGCAAGGGGTAGATGCAATAATCATAGCGGATGATTTGATAACTCGTACACCCAATCTGGTAGTGGGAGCAAACGAGGAAAATTATCATCTTAAAAATGTAAACTACGGGCGTGATTTTACTGCCGATTATGTTACTGACATTGTGGCGGCGGGCGGAGGCGAAACATGTCCGAATTGTGCCGCATCACTAGAAGCGGTGCGCGGGGTGGAAATAGGGAATATTTTCAAGCTAGGCACACGCTATAGCGGTGCATTCGGCGCAAATTTCCTCGACCGTGACAGTCAGTCCAAACCGATTGTGATGGGTTCTTACGGAATCGGGGTAGGGCGATTGCTGGCGTGTGTCTGTGAAGAGTTTCGCGACGAAGCGGGTTTGAAATTGCCGATTTCGGTTGCGCCTTTCGAGGTTCATCTAGTTATGTTAAGTAGCAATAAACCGGAAGTTGGCGAAACTGCCGAAAAACTTTACCACGATTTGCAAGCTGCCGGGTTGGAAATTCTATTCGATGACAGACCAGATGCGGCTGCCGGGGTTAAATTCGCCGATGCCGACCTAATAGGGCTGCCGCTTCGCATTGTAGTAAGCGACCGCTCTCTGAAAGCAGGCGGAGTAGAGTTTAAACTTCGCGCTGCTGCTGAGCGTGAGAATGTGCCTCTCGATACCAGTGTTATGAAAGCGCGGTTGCTTATAGACAATCTTTATCAGGATATTAAGACCGCGATGCAGGAAGTAGAATTTGATACAAAGTAA
- a CDS encoding CAP domain-containing protein: MSADTGSEPNSTNTPPPSLTTADTPDTFQSDEESAPMTIASVGMDAADSNTGSMQTFGLDKSQFALDRINYYRSQVSVAAATMNQPLQQAAASHVNYYTLNGSGNYSIHEEIATNQGFCGKDFFARAAHFGYVNPDSTNENIDTIADPLQAVERLMNTLNHRIPLLDPAYPDIGIAYGAKPDGTNPISVIDFGMPVWKTSFQPQFIIWPPNGSSGFYRSYRGESPDMFKRAGLNPTYPIGNPITVTYRGSGKIVYDPNGMSLKDSSGKEVPSYKLADLNSFWTARNSAAISSIQPLAPDTTLTVTFTFSINGGAAQVVSWSFSTSPLITTSTVTQPKAGLSNADISVRNLWQNTDAPVAAGKVKRSWLYGPEIFEARYEPYKEAPGGNRLVYYLDKARLEINNPAGDRNSKWFVTSGLLTRELVGGFVQVGDSSYEQRSPAQVPVAGDPAASNLSAPTYASFATVATLNNDKRVADRTGQTVLETIAKDGSVQKVANAPAPVTYKQYDKTLGHNIADVLLTYMNSITGGWLFVLGYPITDPYWTVTKLAGTNTYVLVQLFERRVLTYTPTNPVDWRVEMGNIGRHYFSWRYNQ, from the coding sequence ATGAGCGCTGATACCGGATCTGAACCAAACTCTACCAATACACCCCCTCCAAGTCTTACTACAGCCGATACTCCGGATACTTTCCAATCGGATGAAGAAAGTGCCCCTATGACTATAGCCTCTGTGGGGATGGATGCGGCAGATAGTAATACTGGTTCTATGCAAACTTTCGGTTTGGATAAATCACAGTTTGCGCTGGACAGAATAAACTACTATCGTAGTCAGGTAAGCGTGGCAGCAGCAACGATGAACCAACCGTTACAGCAAGCGGCAGCGTCTCATGTTAATTATTACACCTTGAATGGGTCGGGTAATTATTCCATTCACGAAGAAATAGCCACTAATCAGGGCTTTTGCGGTAAAGATTTCTTTGCCCGTGCTGCCCATTTTGGTTATGTAAACCCAGATAGTACCAATGAAAACATTGATACTATTGCCGACCCTTTGCAAGCAGTCGAACGTCTGATGAACACCTTGAACCATCGTATTCCTCTACTTGACCCTGCTTATCCAGATATTGGGATTGCTTATGGCGCCAAACCGGATGGTACAAACCCGATTTCAGTTATAGATTTCGGAATGCCCGTGTGGAAAACCAGCTTCCAGCCTCAATTTATAATCTGGCCGCCTAATGGCAGTAGTGGGTTTTATCGCAGTTATCGGGGAGAAAGTCCCGATATGTTCAAGCGTGCCGGGTTGAATCCAACTTACCCTATCGGCAATCCGATTACGGTTACTTACCGGGGTTCGGGTAAAATTGTGTATGATCCCAATGGAATGAGCTTGAAAGATTCGAGTGGTAAGGAAGTGCCAAGCTACAAACTGGCAGATTTGAACTCGTTCTGGACTGCCCGCAATAGCGCCGCAATTTCTTCAATTCAACCACTTGCCCCGGATACGACCCTTACCGTCACCTTTACATTCAGTATTAACGGTGGCGCAGCACAAGTGGTAAGTTGGTCGTTCAGCACCAGCCCGTTGATTACTACCTCCACCGTTACCCAACCCAAAGCGGGTTTGAGCAACGCTGATATTTCGGTGCGGAATCTATGGCAGAACACCGATGCACCGGTAGCAGCAGGTAAAGTTAAGCGAAGTTGGTTATACGGACCTGAAATCTTCGAGGCGCGCTACGAACCCTACAAAGAAGCGCCCGGTGGTAATCGGTTGGTTTATTACCTTGATAAAGCCCGGCTGGAAATCAATAATCCGGCTGGAGACCGCAACAGCAAGTGGTTTGTAACCAGTGGCTTGCTCACCCGCGAATTGGTAGGAGGATTCGTGCAGGTAGGAGACAGCAGCTACGAACAACGCAGCCCGGCGCAAGTGCCGGTTGCGGGAGATCCTGCCGCATCCAATCTCAGTGCCCCTACCTATGCCTCTTTTGCAACGGTAGCCACACTCAATAATGACAAGCGTGTCGCAGACCGAACCGGACAAACAGTTCTTGAGACTATTGCTAAAGACGGCTCAGTGCAAAAAGTGGCAAACGCGCCTGCCCCGGTGACTTATAAACAATATGACAAAACCCTAGGACACAACATTGCGGATGTACTTCTGACCTATATGAATAGCATAACCGGAGGATGGCTCTTTGTATTGGGTTACCCCATTACTGACCCTTACTGGACAGTCACAAAATTAGCGGGAACTAATACATACGTACTAGTACAATTATTTGAACGCCGAGTACTTACTTATACACCGACAAATCCTGTGGATTGGCGGGTGGAAATGGGTAACATCGGACGGCATTATTTTAGCTGGCGATACAATCAATAA
- the malQ gene encoding 4-alpha-glucanotransferase: MFERCSGILLHPTSLPGPYGIGELGEMAYRFVDFLVATDQTLWQFMPLNQTGYGDSPYYSLSAFAGNPLLINLDKLVEEGFLKPEDLHNLPNFPAERVDFGPVIDFKKRILGKSYQRFKTEASPDVKNKLAEFEKDNKTWLPDFALFMALKDHFGGAVWNKWDGAIVQHEANAITQWQEKLADEVGYYSYCQFLFNRQWLALRQYANEKGIKLIADIPIFVAYDSSDVWANSGLFYLDDELNPTHVAGVPPDYFSETGQRWGNPLYNWDKLKTTGYEWWIERFRQALKMADIVRIDHFRGFYNYWAVPASEETAIKGEWRMGPGADVFDKIREALGDCPIVAEDLGDMVPEVYELRDQLGLPGMKIIQFAFSDDALNPFLPHNHTKNSIVYTGSHDNDTSIGWYEKAPAEEQHRARMYTNSDGRDINWGLIKLSFSSVADMAIIPLQEVLGLGSEGRMNFPGRPAGNWQWRFSYDQLSSGMAEYLKTLTILYGRDPETIKKRKKLAERNSEKPKV; this comes from the coding sequence ATGTTCGAGCGTTGTAGCGGGATTTTGCTCCACCCTACCTCATTGCCGGGACCATACGGCATAGGTGAACTAGGCGAAATGGCTTACAGATTCGTGGATTTTCTGGTCGCTACCGATCAAACTTTGTGGCAATTTATGCCGCTCAACCAGACTGGCTATGGTGACTCTCCTTATTATAGTCTTTCGGCATTTGCCGGAAATCCTTTGCTGATTAATTTAGACAAGCTGGTAGAGGAAGGTTTCTTAAAACCAGAAGACTTACACAATTTGCCCAATTTCCCTGCCGAACGAGTTGACTTTGGTCCGGTTATTGATTTCAAGAAAAGAATCTTGGGAAAATCTTATCAGCGTTTCAAAACAGAGGCTTCGCCTGATGTGAAGAACAAATTGGCTGAGTTTGAAAAAGATAATAAAACCTGGCTGCCTGATTTTGCTTTATTCATGGCGTTAAAGGATCATTTTGGGGGAGCAGTCTGGAATAAATGGGACGGCGCTATAGTACAGCATGAAGCCAACGCAATAACTCAATGGCAAGAAAAGCTGGCGGATGAGGTAGGATATTATAGTTACTGCCAGTTCCTGTTCAACCGTCAATGGTTAGCCTTGCGCCAATACGCTAATGAAAAGGGTATCAAATTAATTGCCGATATTCCTATCTTCGTGGCTTATGATAGCTCGGATGTGTGGGCGAATTCAGGTCTATTTTACCTTGATGACGAACTCAATCCAACCCATGTTGCGGGAGTGCCACCCGATTATTTCAGCGAAACCGGGCAACGTTGGGGCAACCCACTTTACAATTGGGACAAGCTGAAAACCACCGGATACGAGTGGTGGATTGAACGCTTCCGACAAGCTCTGAAGATGGCAGATATAGTAAGGATAGATCACTTCAGAGGCTTTTACAATTATTGGGCGGTACCTGCTTCAGAAGAAACCGCCATTAAGGGCGAGTGGCGAATGGGACCGGGCGCGGATGTTTTTGATAAGATTCGCGAAGCGCTGGGAGATTGCCCGATTGTAGCCGAAGATTTAGGTGATATGGTTCCAGAAGTTTATGAATTGCGCGATCAACTGGGTTTGCCCGGCATGAAGATTATCCAGTTCGCCTTCTCAGACGATGCCTTGAATCCATTTTTACCGCACAACCATACCAAAAATTCAATCGTTTACACCGGAAGTCACGACAACGATACTTCAATCGGTTGGTACGAAAAAGCTCCAGCGGAGGAACAGCACCGCGCCAGAATGTACACCAATAGCGATGGTCGCGACATCAACTGGGGATTGATAAAGCTATCGTTCAGTTCGGTTGCAGATATGGCTATTATCCCCTTACAGGAAGTGCTAGGTTTGGGTAGCGAAGGGCGTATGAATTTCCCCGGTCGCCCCGCAGGTAACTGGCAATGGCGTTTTAGCTATGACCAACTTTCGTCAGGAATGGCAGAATATCTGAAAACCCTTACTATCCTCTACGGGCGCGACCCTGAGACAATAAAAAAGCGTAAGAAGTTAGCAGAACGCAATTCGGAGAAACCGAAAGTCTGA
- a CDS encoding glycosyltransferase codes for MLKVSLIATVYNEASNIEKLLNSLREQTRRPDEIIIVDGGSKDGTPDKIQQWVEANPDLPLKLIIEQGANISRGRNLAIAAASHEIIATTDAGVRLLPSWLEKLALSFYSNPNAVSCGFFRADPTAGSVFEMAMGATVLPTVRDIKPEKFLPSSRSVAFSRSAWEKIGGYPEWLDYCEDLIFDLNLLKAGYPFVWQPEAVVLFRPRSSLKDFYVQYYRYARGDGKADLFLKRHILRYLIYLVFAPLMIFLARRWKPFWLVLLLTGEGYVFKPHRRLILGEIQGWQKWTTQKKIQALLLVPLIRLTGDVAKMIGYPVGLLWRFSNRNKKD; via the coding sequence ATGTTAAAGGTCTCTTTAATTGCTACGGTTTACAATGAAGCCAGCAATATTGAAAAGTTGCTGAACAGCCTGCGTGAGCAAACGCGCCGCCCGGATGAAATAATAATTGTGGACGGTGGTTCAAAAGATGGCACACCTGACAAAATCCAGCAATGGGTTGAAGCAAACCCGGATTTGCCTTTGAAACTGATTATCGAGCAGGGCGCAAACATATCACGGGGGCGCAATCTGGCGATTGCCGCCGCTTCTCATGAGATTATCGCTACCACTGACGCAGGGGTGCGCTTGCTGCCAAGCTGGTTGGAAAAACTGGCGCTATCGTTTTACAGTAACCCAAACGCGGTATCTTGCGGCTTTTTCCGTGCCGATCCCACCGCAGGTTCTGTTTTTGAAATGGCAATGGGCGCAACTGTATTACCCACTGTGCGCGATATTAAGCCAGAAAAATTCCTGCCAAGCAGTCGTTCGGTAGCATTCTCGCGTAGCGCATGGGAAAAGATTGGCGGCTACCCGGAATGGCTCGATTATTGCGAAGACCTGATTTTTGATTTGAATTTGTTAAAGGCGGGCTATCCCTTTGTCTGGCAACCTGAAGCAGTAGTGCTGTTTCGACCCCGAAGCAGCCTAAAAGACTTTTACGTACAATATTACCGTTATGCGCGCGGAGATGGCAAAGCCGATTTATTCCTGAAACGCCACATATTGCGCTATCTAATCTATCTGGTGTTCGCCCCGCTAATGATATTTTTGGCGAGACGTTGGAAACCATTTTGGCTGGTATTATTACTTACTGGCGAGGGATATGTCTTTAAACCACATCGCCGGCTGATTCTTGGCGAAATACAGGGTTGGCAAAAATGGACAACGCAAAAGAAAATACAGGCACTCTTGCTAGTCCCGCTGATTCGCCTCACCGGAGACGTAGCAAAAATGATAGGCTACCCGGTTGGGCTATTATGGCGTTTCAGTAATAGAAATAAGAAGGATTAG
- the secA gene encoding preprotein translocase subunit SecA, translating into MFKTLKNLITGGDSTDKELRKLEQIASKVINEYDQEFSKLSDEELRAKTDQFKERLNNGESLEDILPEAFATVREAAWRTRRQKHFKVQIMGGQVLHSGKIAEMKTGEGKTLVATLAAYLNALEGLGVHVITVNDYLAKRDTQWMGPIYHALGLSVAVIQSNGGNPNRPSAYMLDPTFHDPSDPSMNFLVPVSRHAAYRADITHGTNNEFGFDYLRDNMARSAEEYVQRELHYAIVDEVDNILIDEARTPLIISGPAGKADDNYYKFADILRQLREGEDRDYTIKEKERVVNLTELGLERVERMLNIPPYESIYDDKWSKYTPYLDNALKAKALYQRDREYIVRDGQVIIVDEFTGRLMEGRRYEGGLHQAIEAKERVRIQQENLTYATITLQNYFRMYEKLSGMTGTAITESEEFYKIYGLDVVPIPTNKEMKRADENDMVFKSEKSKYEAVVEEIEEMYKIGRPVLVGTTSVEKSEVLANLLQRHKIPHNVLNAKLHEKEAAIVTQAGRPGAITIATNMAGRGTDIILGGSPDSYLQDELEKRGLKAEDIGSEIYSEAEEEAQKRWEEAHERVIAAGGLHIIGTERHESRRIDNQLRGRAGRQGDPGSTRFYISLEDELMRRFGSDRIKSLLERFNFEDDQPIDFGMVGRLVEQAQTKVEGMNFDFRKHLVEFDDVMNKQRESIYDDRHRILTSEDLREQISTLIKGRLDEIVEEHTHGDQHEWDLASLFRNLGLMLRSSAIKFDRQPHDEEDQKQMVLEALEKEFNISLHDFEGKNREGIDELVSEMLDHAYNEKLERLGEENMKLFERLVLVQVYDDNWVNYLTPLEELRRGIGLRAYGQRDPLQEYRRAAFQFWNELQVNIKRDIAEKFFAYELQRAAPPPPPMQTNAPEESADNGKAKPTPAKSKKTGPNEPCPCGSGKKYKKCHGAVAAMR; encoded by the coding sequence GTGTTCAAAACTCTTAAGAATTTAATTACAGGTGGCGATAGTACCGATAAAGAATTGCGCAAATTAGAGCAAATCGCCAGCAAAGTTATAAATGAATATGATCAGGAATTTTCAAAACTTAGTGATGAAGAACTTCGTGCCAAAACCGACCAATTCAAAGAAAGATTAAATAACGGGGAAAGTCTGGAAGATATTCTGCCCGAAGCTTTCGCGACAGTGCGTGAGGCTGCATGGAGAACCCGTCGTCAGAAACACTTCAAAGTGCAAATAATGGGTGGGCAAGTATTACATAGCGGTAAGATAGCCGAAATGAAAACCGGTGAAGGTAAAACGCTGGTGGCAACCCTCGCTGCCTATTTAAACGCGCTTGAAGGTCTTGGTGTACACGTAATTACAGTAAACGATTACCTAGCAAAACGTGATACTCAATGGATGGGACCGATTTATCATGCTCTAGGACTCTCTGTAGCAGTTATCCAGAGCAATGGCGGCAATCCCAACCGACCTTCCGCCTACATGCTCGACCCTACCTTCCACGATCCTTCCGATCCCTCTATGAACTTCTTGGTACCGGTATCCCGCCATGCTGCCTATAGAGCAGATATTACTCATGGTACCAATAATGAGTTTGGCTTTGATTATCTGCGTGATAACATGGCACGCAGCGCAGAGGAATATGTACAGCGCGAATTGCATTACGCGATTGTGGACGAAGTAGATAACATTCTAATTGACGAAGCGCGAACTCCGCTTATTATCAGTGGACCGGCAGGCAAAGCCGATGATAATTACTACAAATTCGCCGACATTTTGCGCCAGTTACGGGAAGGCGAAGACAGAGATTACACTATCAAAGAAAAAGAGCGGGTTGTAAACCTAACCGAACTCGGTCTCGAACGAGTAGAGCGTATGCTCAATATCCCACCCTACGAAAGCATCTATGATGATAAATGGAGCAAATATACCCCATACCTTGATAATGCGCTCAAAGCGAAAGCTCTCTATCAGCGCGACCGCGAGTATATTGTGCGTGATGGGCAAGTTATCATCGTAGACGAGTTCACCGGACGCTTGATGGAAGGTAGACGTTACGAAGGCGGGTTGCATCAAGCGATTGAAGCCAAAGAGAGAGTACGCATACAACAGGAAAATCTTACCTACGCTACCATTACACTACAGAACTATTTCCGTATGTACGAAAAACTCTCAGGCATGACCGGTACTGCTATAACTGAGTCGGAAGAATTCTATAAAATTTATGGACTTGATGTAGTGCCAATCCCCACCAACAAAGAGATGAAGCGCGCCGACGAAAACGATATGGTTTTCAAGAGCGAAAAATCCAAATACGAAGCAGTGGTGGAAGAAATCGAGGAAATGTACAAAATCGGGCGACCCGTACTAGTTGGTACAACTAGTGTGGAAAAATCCGAGGTGTTGGCAAACCTTTTGCAGCGGCACAAAATTCCTCACAATGTGCTGAACGCAAAATTGCATGAAAAGGAAGCCGCAATCGTCACGCAAGCCGGGCGACCAGGTGCAATTACAATCGCGACCAATATGGCAGGACGCGGTACTGACATTATTTTGGGCGGTTCACCTGACAGCTATTTGCAAGACGAATTGGAGAAACGTGGCTTAAAGGCGGAAGACATAGGCTCGGAAATATATTCTGAAGCAGAAGAAGAAGCCCAAAAACGTTGGGAAGAAGCCCATGAACGGGTTATTGCCGCTGGAGGTTTGCACATTATAGGGACTGAACGCCACGAGTCGCGCCGTATTGACAACCAGTTGCGCGGTCGTGCCGGACGACAAGGCGACCCGGGTAGCACCCGTTTCTATATATCGCTGGAAGATGAGCTAATGCGCCGTTTTGGTTCAGATCGCATCAAAAGTCTGCTAGAACGCTTTAATTTTGAGGATGATCAACCGATTGACTTTGGTATGGTTGGTAGGTTAGTAGAGCAAGCGCAGACAAAAGTAGAAGGCATGAACTTCGACTTCCGAAAGCACTTAGTTGAGTTCGATGATGTAATGAACAAACAGCGCGAATCAATTTATGATGACCGCCATCGTATTCTCACCAGTGAAGACCTGCGAGAACAGATTAGTACCCTGATTAAGGGACGACTGGATGAGATTGTAGAAGAGCATACTCACGGCGACCAACACGAATGGGATTTAGCAAGCCTATTCCGCAACCTCGGTCTGATGCTGCGTAGTAGCGCTATCAAGTTTGACCGCCAGCCTCACGATGAAGAAGATCAAAAGCAAATGGTGCTTGAAGCTCTTGAGAAAGAGTTCAATATAAGCTTACACGATTTTGAAGGCAAAAATCGTGAGGGGATAGATGAACTTGTCTCAGAAATGCTTGATCACGCTTATAACGAGAAACTAGAGCGTCTCGGCGAAGAGAATATGAAGTTGTTCGAGCGGCTGGTATTGGTTCAGGTCTATGACGATAACTGGGTAAATTACTTGACCCCGCTTGAAGAATTACGACGCGGTATTGGTCTGCGGGCGTATGGACAACGCGATCCATTACAGGAATATCGCCGTGCTGCCTTCCAGTTCTGGAATGAGTTACAGGTTAACATCAAGCGCGATATTGCCGAAAAGTTCTTTGCCTATGAACTTCAACGGGCTGCTCCTCCACCACCGCCGATGCAAACCAATGCGCCGGAAGAGTCCGCCGATAACGGTAAAGCTAAACCTACACCTGCCAAATCAAAAAAAACAGGACCGAACGAGCCTTGCCCTTGCGGTAGCGGTAAGAAATATAAGAAATGTCACGGGGCAGTTGCGGCGATGCGCTAG